In the genome of Gordonia rubripertincta, one region contains:
- a CDS encoding HNH endonuclease signature motif containing protein, producing the protein MSRAWTDLPGEFLAGVDPAHPEQSDTATHMERFGSIRHGEAYLAWCRYESIITVYDQLVVNTGGGFFIDRYTEMVTRVCREAAITRYQADQWVGEALALRDRLPKVLTTLRDGILSRQLIQTVISRTDLISDDAVMADLDAEIERIVRNRKGAWANPKLRDMVDRLVFRHDPDAVRERRKEALDKRGMWTENFVDGTGEITGVMAAENIRIAAKAVTALADTVCAQDGRNRNQRNSDAMFALLTGTVFDCQCGREDCDAEIPDPAEVVRAVSTEVVVHVVTDAATLAGASGIGWVDGHGIISDEHVRDLATRPDATIKPVTPVRTPPARVVAEDVPSKDVVVVYPGAQAADPYRPTAACADFVRVRDGYCTEPGCAQSAFGSDLDHVTEYDHTHPTQGGPTASENLNAKCRFGHLHKTFGDWIDTQYRDDDGHLVTEYRTSEGFVIPGDAETLEDSFPNLRRIRYEQPPQAPPTPRVITGDEPPRPRNRLADKHARRRAERARNQRERERRQQADGPPPF; encoded by the coding sequence GTGTCGCGTGCGTGGACCGATCTACCGGGCGAGTTCCTCGCCGGGGTCGATCCTGCCCACCCCGAACAGTCCGACACCGCAACCCATATGGAACGGTTCGGTTCGATCCGCCACGGCGAGGCTTACCTGGCGTGGTGCCGGTATGAATCGATCATCACCGTCTACGACCAGCTCGTGGTCAACACCGGTGGCGGGTTCTTCATCGACCGCTACACCGAGATGGTGACCCGGGTGTGCCGTGAAGCCGCGATCACCCGCTACCAGGCCGATCAGTGGGTCGGTGAAGCACTCGCCCTGCGTGACCGGTTGCCGAAGGTGTTGACCACGCTGCGCGATGGCATCCTGTCGCGCCAGTTGATCCAGACGGTCATCTCCCGTACCGACCTCATTTCCGATGACGCGGTCATGGCTGATCTCGATGCCGAGATCGAACGCATCGTGCGTAATCGCAAGGGCGCGTGGGCCAACCCGAAACTCCGGGACATGGTCGATCGGCTGGTGTTCCGTCACGATCCTGATGCGGTGCGCGAACGCCGCAAGGAAGCGTTGGACAAGCGTGGGATGTGGACCGAGAACTTCGTCGACGGGACCGGTGAGATCACCGGTGTGATGGCGGCGGAGAACATTCGTATTGCCGCGAAAGCGGTGACAGCGTTGGCCGATACCGTCTGCGCCCAGGACGGGCGCAACCGTAACCAGCGCAATTCCGATGCCATGTTCGCGCTGTTGACTGGCACCGTCTTCGATTGCCAGTGCGGGCGGGAGGATTGTGACGCCGAGATCCCCGACCCCGCCGAGGTGGTCCGCGCGGTGAGTACTGAGGTCGTCGTCCACGTGGTCACCGATGCCGCCACCCTCGCCGGGGCTTCGGGGATCGGTTGGGTCGACGGCCACGGGATCATCTCTGATGAGCATGTGCGTGATCTCGCCACCCGGCCCGACGCGACCATCAAGCCTGTCACCCCGGTGCGGACACCCCCGGCCCGCGTCGTCGCCGAGGATGTCCCGTCGAAGGATGTCGTGGTCGTCTACCCGGGTGCGCAAGCCGCGGACCCGTACCGGCCGACCGCTGCGTGTGCGGATTTCGTGCGGGTGCGTGACGGGTACTGCACCGAACCCGGCTGCGCCCAGTCCGCTTTCGGTAGCGATCTGGACCACGTCACCGAGTACGACCACACCCACCCCACCCAGGGTGGGCCGACGGCCAGTGAGAACCTCAACGCCAAATGCCGGTTCGGGCACCTACACAAAACGTTCGGCGACTGGATCGACACCCAGTACCGCGACGACGACGGCCACCTGGTCACCGAATACCGCACGTCCGAGGGGTTCGTCATCCCCGGTGACGCCGAAACCCTCGAAGACTCCTTCCCGAACCTGCGGCGTATCCGCTACGAACAGCCACCCCAAGCCCCACCGACCCCACGGGTCATCACCGGCGACGAACCGCCGCGCCCACGCAACCGACTGGCAGACAAACACGCCAGACGGCGAGCCGAACGCGCCCGCAACCAGCGAGAACGCGAACGCCGTCAGCAGGCCGACGGACCTCCGCCCTTCTGA
- a CDS encoding alpha/beta fold hydrolase, with protein sequence MPFVTTTDGVEIFYKDWGAGQPIVFHHGWPLSSDDWDAQLLFFVQQGFRVIAHDRRGHGRSAQVGNGHDMDHYAADAAAVAEHLDLRDAIHVGHSTGGGEVARYVARHGVGRVAKAVLIGAVPPIMVKTEANPGGLPIEVFDGFRDGVAGDRSQFYLDVASGPFYGYNRPGAEASQGVIYNWWRQGMAGDAKAHYEGIKAFSETDFTEDLKAISVPTLIMHGDDDQVVPIADSAEWSVKLVPNATLKVYPGLSQGMCTVNAATINADLLDYIKN encoded by the coding sequence ATGCCTTTCGTCACCACCACCGACGGCGTCGAGATCTTCTACAAGGACTGGGGCGCCGGTCAGCCGATCGTGTTTCATCACGGCTGGCCCCTCAGCTCCGATGACTGGGACGCCCAACTGCTGTTCTTCGTCCAGCAGGGATTTCGGGTGATCGCTCACGACCGCCGCGGCCACGGACGCTCGGCACAGGTCGGCAACGGACACGACATGGACCACTACGCAGCCGACGCCGCGGCGGTCGCCGAGCACCTGGACCTGCGCGACGCCATCCATGTCGGACACTCCACGGGCGGTGGCGAGGTTGCCCGCTACGTCGCACGGCACGGCGTCGGCCGCGTGGCCAAGGCCGTCCTCATCGGTGCTGTTCCGCCGATCATGGTTAAGACGGAAGCCAATCCGGGCGGCTTGCCGATAGAGGTGTTCGACGGCTTCCGCGACGGTGTGGCCGGCGACCGCTCGCAGTTTTACCTCGACGTCGCGTCGGGACCGTTCTACGGCTACAACCGTCCGGGCGCCGAAGCATCGCAGGGCGTCATCTACAACTGGTGGCGCCAGGGCATGGCCGGCGACGCGAAGGCGCATTACGAAGGCATCAAGGCGTTCTCGGAGACCGACTTCACCGAGGACCTCAAGGCCATCAGCGTGCCGACCCTGATCATGCACGGCGACGACGACCAGGTTGTCCCGATCGCCGACTCCGCCGAATGGTCGGTGAAGCTGGTGCCGAACGCCACGCTGAAGGTCTACCCGGGCCTCTCGCAAGGCATGTGCACGGTCAACGCCGCGACCATCAACGCCGATCTACTCGACTACATCAAGAACTGA